In Musa acuminata AAA Group cultivar baxijiao chromosome BXJ3-9, Cavendish_Baxijiao_AAA, whole genome shotgun sequence, a single genomic region encodes these proteins:
- the LOC135649699 gene encoding uncharacterized protein LOC135649699 isoform X1: MSGGFFRGTSAEQDTRFSNKQAKLLKSQKFAAELDHPVDMTKVQMDVIRPWIATRVTELLGFEDEVLINFVYGLLDGKEVDGKQIQIQLTGFLEKNTGKFMKELWGLLLSAQNNASGVPQQFLNAKEEEMKKRKVESDRITEEIQKRKEKEGRDFEQGNKRRMDVEADNSRLANAISGWSSEHPLDKTSSVQPETERDVDMRRSPILKGRNGRSRSVSVSSQSQGHSVSPIRQYHSPGRHSIPSERRHKSTARSSISPRRRYSPRNNWSPSRHRSPYGRRGSPSKSRHRSPPLIQRRSSRSPSFLRRRSPSPSHHRSPVQSRRRSPSSIRRRRSPSPSRNRRSPSPLRNRRSPSPMHRRRSPSPTRRRSPSPMRRRRSPSPVRRRRSPFPMRRRRSPSPMHRRRSPSLTRPRRSPSPTRSRRSPSLMHDQSPIRHRPLSPSTHGSLSPLRRPAPHKSPQQRKTSPLHSPRIYRADSQVSLGARKRSRSPYMSSSPSNPARRDSSRETDRRTNGFDSKRYQDEYTSERVAENAAKKTEKQRLHKSQGRNGKEELASSVREDAHHRTESSSKKVDHSPGTRGHPTNVKLKQNESEHNSNMDLPTRHVRQVSSESPNEMEYDTKHFKRPKRKQETSSQSNPSDLEGTDTPKNRSSEKRKHKKYEHKKGSDDSSESDSDPEAKKEAKRRRKEERRLRKEERRRKREEKHQKRLERRASKLKMRPMDTVMPPSDFEKEHSDAGKSDDEAATRKGPHIADAEETESEEKQLEIKLREKALESLRARKATSH, from the exons ATGTCGGGCGGCTTCTTTCGG GGTACCTCCGCGGAGCAGGATACTCGCTTCTCCAACAAGCAGGCGAAGTTGCTGAAGAGCCAGAAGTTCGCTGCGGAGCTCGATCACCCT GTGGATATGACAAAGGTGCAGATGGATGTGATCAGGCCATGGATTGCAACCAGGGTAACCGAGCTTCTAGGTTTTGAAGATGAAGTCCTCATTAACTTTGTATATGGACTTCTTGATGGCAAG GAGGTAGATGGTAAACAGATTCAGATCCAGCTCACTGGATTCCTGGAAAAGAATACAGGAAAGTTTATGAAGGAGCTTTGGGGACTTCTGCTCAGTGCACAAAATAATGCCAGTGGTGTCCCTCAGCAGTTTTTGAATGCcaaagaagaggaaatgaaaaaaagaAAG GTGGAGAGCGATAGAATTACTGAGGAGATTCAGAAGAGAAAGGAGAAAGAGGGAAGAGACTTTGAGCAAGGGAATAAAAGGAGAATG GATGTGGAGGCTGACAATTCAAGATTGGCTAATGCTATTTCTGGCTGGAGTTCGGAACATCCACTGGATAAGACTTCCAGTGTTCAGCCTGAGACGGAGAGAGATGTGGACATGCGGCGGAGTCCAATATTGAAAGGACG GAATGGACGATCAAGGAGTGTCTCTGTTTCATCTCAGTCCCAAGGGCATTCAGTTTCACCTATTAGGCAGTATCATTCTCCGGGCAGGCACTCCATTCCATCTGAAAGGCGGCACAAGTCTACAGCTCGAAGTTCCATTTCTCCTCGCCGCAGATATTCCCCACGGAATAACTGGTCACCTTCGAGGCACAGATCACCTTATGGTAGACGAGGATCACCTTCAAAATCAAGGCATAGATCTCCTCCACTCATTCAACGAAGATCATCAAGGTCTCCATCATTCTTGCGCCGTAGGTCTCCTTCTCCCTCACACCATAGGTCCCCAGTACAAAGCCGCAGGAGATCACCCTCTTCCATACGCCGCAGGAGGTCACCCTCTCCCTCGCGCAACAGGAGGTCACCCTCTCCCTTGCGCAACAGGAGGTCACCTTCTCCCATGCACCGTAGGAGGTCACCCTCTCCCACACGTCGCAGGTCACCCTCTCCCATGCGCCGCAGGAGGTCACCCTCTCCTGTGCGCCGTAGGAGGTCCCCATTTCCCATGCGCCGCAGGAGGTCCCCATCTCCCATGCACCGCAGGAGGTCACCCTCTCTGACACGGCCCAGGAGGTCACCCTCTCCGACACGCTCCAGGAGGTCACCTTCTCTGATGCACGACCAATCTCCTATTAGGCACAGGCCTTTATCTCCTTCAACGCATGGTTCTTTGTCTCCTCTGAGGAGACCGGCCCCACATAAGTCTCCACAACAGAGAAAGACGTCTCCTCTGCATTCACCAAGAATCTATCGTGCAGATTCTCAAGTGTCTCTGGGTGCAAGGAAGAG GAGTCGGAGCCCTTACATGAGTAGTAGCCCATCTAATCCGGCTCGTAGAGATTCAAGTAGGGAAACTGATAGGAGAACTAATGGCTTTGATTCCAAAAGATATCAGGATGAATATACATCTGAGAG GGTCGCTGAAAATGCCGCTAAAAAAACTGAAAAGCAAAGGCTTCACAAAAGCCAAGGAAGGAATGGCAAAGAGGAACTAGCTAGTTCTGTCAG GGAGGATGCCCATCATAGAACTGAGTCCTCATCCAAGAAAG TTGATCACTCTCCAGGTACTCGAGGTCATCCTACAAATGTGAAGTTAAAACAGAATGAAAGTGAACATAACAG TAATATGGATCTTCCTACAAGACACGTACGACAAGTTTCATCAGAATCTCCGAACGAAATGGAATATGATACAAAACACTTCAAAAGACCCAAGAGAAAACAAGAGACAAGCAGTCAAAGCAATCCTTCGGATTTGGAAGGGACTGATACTCCCAAAAACAGGAGTTCCGAGAAGAGAAAGCATAAAAAGTACGAGCATAAAAAGGGTTCAGATGACAGTTCTGAATCTGATTCTGATCCTGAAGCTAAGAAGGAAGCgaagagaagaaggaaggaagaaagaaggTTACGCAAGGAGGAAAGACGAAGAAAGCGCGAAGAGAAGCACCAGAAGAGGTTAGAACGTCGTGCGAGCAAGCTTAAAATGCGGCCGATGGATACCGTGATGCCCCCATCTGATTTTGAGAAAGAGCACAGTGATGCTGGCAAATCAGATGATGAAGCTGCGACTAGGAAGGGTCCTCACATAGCTGACGCAGAAGAAACAGAGTCTGAGGAGAAGCAGCTTGAGATCAAGCTTCGGGAGAAGGCCCTGGAATCTCTTAGAGCAAGGAAGGCCACTAGCCATTAA
- the LOC135648280 gene encoding E3 ubiquitin-protein ligase SDIR1-like isoform X2, translated as MSYFFRGSRADIESGLPGFIPDRRPVRMHAGVRPVNNNSMAFLVTVLVLFMILNSHQMSPNFLLWLVLGVFLMATSLRMYATCQQLQAQAQAHAAAASGFLGGTELRLHVPPSIAFATRGRLQSLRLQLALLDREFDDLDYDALRALDSDNPPDAPSMTEEEINSLPVHKYKLQSSNRQSGGSVLQHASSSSISATEKRQEGTKLDGNLKTPEDELTCSVCLEQVNVGELVRSLPCLHQFHANCIDPWLRQQGTCPVCKHRVNSGWHAHSDGEMDMV; from the exons atgagttattttttccgGGGGAGTCGGGCGGACATCGAAAGCGGCTTGCCTGGATTTATACCGGATAGGCGACCGGTG CGAATGCATGCGGGAGTTCGTCCTGTTAATAACAATTCGATGGCTTTTCTCGTAACCG TCCTTGTGCTGTTCATGATATTGAATTCACATCAGATGtcacccaactttctg CTTTGGCTTGTTTTGGGAGTGTTTCTGATGGCCACCAGCCTTAGGATGTATGCAACTTGCCAACAACTTCAGGCCCAAGCCCAAGCTCATGCTGCGGCTGCAAGTGGCTTCCTTGGTGGCACGGAGCTGCGGTTGCATGTTCCACCATCCATAGCCTTTGCCACGAGAGGACGCTTACAAAGCCTCAGGCTCCAACTTGCTCTTCTTGACCGGGAATTCGATGATTTAG ATTATGATGCTTTAAGAGCACTGGATTCTGATAATCCTCCTGATGCTCCTTCGATGACCGAGGAAGAGATCAATTCGCTACCTGTACACAAATACAAGCTTCAATCCTCCAATCGGCAAAG TGGTGGATCAGTTCTGCAACATGCATCGTCTTCTTCAATATCTGCAACTGAG AAAAGGCAGGAAGGTACTAAACTAGATGGAAACTTGAAGACTCCAGAAGATGAACTGACATGCAGTGTTTGCTTGGAGCAAGTCAATGTAGGAGAATTAGTAAGAAGCTTACCATGCTTACATCAG TTTCATGCAAACTGTATCGACCCCTGGTTGCGTCAGCAAGGTACATGTCCTGTCTGCAAACATAGGGTGAATTCTGGATGGCATGCACACAGTGATGGCGAAATGGACATGGTTTAA
- the LOC135649699 gene encoding uncharacterized protein LOC135649699 isoform X2, translating into MSGGFFRGTSAEQDTRFSNKQAKLLKSQKFAAELDHPVDMTKVQMDVIRPWIATRVTELLGFEDEVLINFVYGLLDGKEVDGKQIQIQLTGFLEKNTGKFMKELWGLLLSAQNNASGVPQQFLNAKEEEMKKRKVESDRITEEIQKRKEKEGRDFEQGNKRRMDVEADNSRLANAISGWSSEHPLDKTSSVQPETERDVDMRRSPILKGRNGRSRSVSVSSQSQGHSVSPIRQYHSPGRHSIPSERRHKSTARSSISPRRRYSPRNNWSPSRHRSPYGRRGSPSKSRHRSPPLIQRRSSRSPSFLRRRSPSPSHHRSPVQSRRRSPSSIRRRRSPSPSRNRRSPSPLRNRRSPSPMHRRRSPSPTRRRSPSPMRRRRSPSPVRRRRSPFPMRRRRSPSPMHRRRSPSLTRPRRSPSPTRSRRSPSLMHDQSPIRHRPLSPSTHGSLSPLRRPAPHKSPQQRKTSPLHSPRIYRADSQVSLGARKRSRSPYMSSSPSNPARRDSSRETDRRTNGFDSKRYQDEYTSERVAENAAKKTEKQRLHKSQGRNGKEELASSVREDAHHRTESSSKKGTRGHPTNVKLKQNESEHNSNMDLPTRHVRQVSSESPNEMEYDTKHFKRPKRKQETSSQSNPSDLEGTDTPKNRSSEKRKHKKYEHKKGSDDSSESDSDPEAKKEAKRRRKEERRLRKEERRRKREEKHQKRLERRASKLKMRPMDTVMPPSDFEKEHSDAGKSDDEAATRKGPHIADAEETESEEKQLEIKLREKALESLRARKATSH; encoded by the exons ATGTCGGGCGGCTTCTTTCGG GGTACCTCCGCGGAGCAGGATACTCGCTTCTCCAACAAGCAGGCGAAGTTGCTGAAGAGCCAGAAGTTCGCTGCGGAGCTCGATCACCCT GTGGATATGACAAAGGTGCAGATGGATGTGATCAGGCCATGGATTGCAACCAGGGTAACCGAGCTTCTAGGTTTTGAAGATGAAGTCCTCATTAACTTTGTATATGGACTTCTTGATGGCAAG GAGGTAGATGGTAAACAGATTCAGATCCAGCTCACTGGATTCCTGGAAAAGAATACAGGAAAGTTTATGAAGGAGCTTTGGGGACTTCTGCTCAGTGCACAAAATAATGCCAGTGGTGTCCCTCAGCAGTTTTTGAATGCcaaagaagaggaaatgaaaaaaagaAAG GTGGAGAGCGATAGAATTACTGAGGAGATTCAGAAGAGAAAGGAGAAAGAGGGAAGAGACTTTGAGCAAGGGAATAAAAGGAGAATG GATGTGGAGGCTGACAATTCAAGATTGGCTAATGCTATTTCTGGCTGGAGTTCGGAACATCCACTGGATAAGACTTCCAGTGTTCAGCCTGAGACGGAGAGAGATGTGGACATGCGGCGGAGTCCAATATTGAAAGGACG GAATGGACGATCAAGGAGTGTCTCTGTTTCATCTCAGTCCCAAGGGCATTCAGTTTCACCTATTAGGCAGTATCATTCTCCGGGCAGGCACTCCATTCCATCTGAAAGGCGGCACAAGTCTACAGCTCGAAGTTCCATTTCTCCTCGCCGCAGATATTCCCCACGGAATAACTGGTCACCTTCGAGGCACAGATCACCTTATGGTAGACGAGGATCACCTTCAAAATCAAGGCATAGATCTCCTCCACTCATTCAACGAAGATCATCAAGGTCTCCATCATTCTTGCGCCGTAGGTCTCCTTCTCCCTCACACCATAGGTCCCCAGTACAAAGCCGCAGGAGATCACCCTCTTCCATACGCCGCAGGAGGTCACCCTCTCCCTCGCGCAACAGGAGGTCACCCTCTCCCTTGCGCAACAGGAGGTCACCTTCTCCCATGCACCGTAGGAGGTCACCCTCTCCCACACGTCGCAGGTCACCCTCTCCCATGCGCCGCAGGAGGTCACCCTCTCCTGTGCGCCGTAGGAGGTCCCCATTTCCCATGCGCCGCAGGAGGTCCCCATCTCCCATGCACCGCAGGAGGTCACCCTCTCTGACACGGCCCAGGAGGTCACCCTCTCCGACACGCTCCAGGAGGTCACCTTCTCTGATGCACGACCAATCTCCTATTAGGCACAGGCCTTTATCTCCTTCAACGCATGGTTCTTTGTCTCCTCTGAGGAGACCGGCCCCACATAAGTCTCCACAACAGAGAAAGACGTCTCCTCTGCATTCACCAAGAATCTATCGTGCAGATTCTCAAGTGTCTCTGGGTGCAAGGAAGAG GAGTCGGAGCCCTTACATGAGTAGTAGCCCATCTAATCCGGCTCGTAGAGATTCAAGTAGGGAAACTGATAGGAGAACTAATGGCTTTGATTCCAAAAGATATCAGGATGAATATACATCTGAGAG GGTCGCTGAAAATGCCGCTAAAAAAACTGAAAAGCAAAGGCTTCACAAAAGCCAAGGAAGGAATGGCAAAGAGGAACTAGCTAGTTCTGTCAG GGAGGATGCCCATCATAGAACTGAGTCCTCATCCAAGAAAG GTACTCGAGGTCATCCTACAAATGTGAAGTTAAAACAGAATGAAAGTGAACATAACAG TAATATGGATCTTCCTACAAGACACGTACGACAAGTTTCATCAGAATCTCCGAACGAAATGGAATATGATACAAAACACTTCAAAAGACCCAAGAGAAAACAAGAGACAAGCAGTCAAAGCAATCCTTCGGATTTGGAAGGGACTGATACTCCCAAAAACAGGAGTTCCGAGAAGAGAAAGCATAAAAAGTACGAGCATAAAAAGGGTTCAGATGACAGTTCTGAATCTGATTCTGATCCTGAAGCTAAGAAGGAAGCgaagagaagaaggaaggaagaaagaaggTTACGCAAGGAGGAAAGACGAAGAAAGCGCGAAGAGAAGCACCAGAAGAGGTTAGAACGTCGTGCGAGCAAGCTTAAAATGCGGCCGATGGATACCGTGATGCCCCCATCTGATTTTGAGAAAGAGCACAGTGATGCTGGCAAATCAGATGATGAAGCTGCGACTAGGAAGGGTCCTCACATAGCTGACGCAGAAGAAACAGAGTCTGAGGAGAAGCAGCTTGAGATCAAGCTTCGGGAGAAGGCCCTGGAATCTCTTAGAGCAAGGAAGGCCACTAGCCATTAA
- the LOC135648280 gene encoding E3 ubiquitin-protein ligase SDIR1-like isoform X1 encodes MSYFFRGSRADIESGLPGFIPDRRPVRMHAGVRPVNNNSMAFLVTVLVLFMILNSHQMSPNFLLWLVLGVFLMATSLRMYATCQQLQAQAQAHAAAASGFLGGTELRLHVPPSIAFATRGRLQSLRLQLALLDREFDDLDYDALRALDSDNPPDAPSMTEEEINSLPVHKYKLQSSNRQSGGSVLQHASSSSISATEQKRQEGTKLDGNLKTPEDELTCSVCLEQVNVGELVRSLPCLHQFHANCIDPWLRQQGTCPVCKHRVNSGWHAHSDGEMDMV; translated from the exons atgagttattttttccgGGGGAGTCGGGCGGACATCGAAAGCGGCTTGCCTGGATTTATACCGGATAGGCGACCGGTG CGAATGCATGCGGGAGTTCGTCCTGTTAATAACAATTCGATGGCTTTTCTCGTAACCG TCCTTGTGCTGTTCATGATATTGAATTCACATCAGATGtcacccaactttctg CTTTGGCTTGTTTTGGGAGTGTTTCTGATGGCCACCAGCCTTAGGATGTATGCAACTTGCCAACAACTTCAGGCCCAAGCCCAAGCTCATGCTGCGGCTGCAAGTGGCTTCCTTGGTGGCACGGAGCTGCGGTTGCATGTTCCACCATCCATAGCCTTTGCCACGAGAGGACGCTTACAAAGCCTCAGGCTCCAACTTGCTCTTCTTGACCGGGAATTCGATGATTTAG ATTATGATGCTTTAAGAGCACTGGATTCTGATAATCCTCCTGATGCTCCTTCGATGACCGAGGAAGAGATCAATTCGCTACCTGTACACAAATACAAGCTTCAATCCTCCAATCGGCAAAG TGGTGGATCAGTTCTGCAACATGCATCGTCTTCTTCAATATCTGCAACTGAG CAGAAAAGGCAGGAAGGTACTAAACTAGATGGAAACTTGAAGACTCCAGAAGATGAACTGACATGCAGTGTTTGCTTGGAGCAAGTCAATGTAGGAGAATTAGTAAGAAGCTTACCATGCTTACATCAG TTTCATGCAAACTGTATCGACCCCTGGTTGCGTCAGCAAGGTACATGTCCTGTCTGCAAACATAGGGTGAATTCTGGATGGCATGCACACAGTGATGGCGAAATGGACATGGTTTAA
- the LOC135650207 gene encoding probable methyltransferase PMT11, with translation MTKGFAELFSSRLFVKISALALTAIVSFYLGRRWSDSYPQLVFFTSGGASDRLASPSVAVSPNANLTLDVSALASNTTLLPGDADALPPLDADLPPSSPPPEARKVGIVDANGTMSVGFDAGELDPDMADGWDDEGSAINETAGMGSRDGERRARVKIDKFKVCPQEMREWIPCMDNEEAIKKLNSTERGERFERHCPLAGKGLDCLVPAPQDYKKPIPWPQSRDEVWYSNVPHTRLVEDKGGQNWISRDKDKFKFPGGGTQFIHGANQYLDQISRMVPDIAFGNHTRVALDVGCGVASFGAFLLSRNVVTMSVAPKDVHENQIQFALERGVPAMVVAFATHRLPYPSQAFDLIHCSRCRINWTRDDGILLLEVNRLLRAGGYFVWAAQPVYKHEEIQQEAWKDMEDLTASICWQLVKKEGYIAIWQKPLNNSCYMNRDSGVQPPLCDAEDQPNKVWYVDLKPCITRLPENGFEANVSSWPARFHNPPQRLQEVDMDAYVAKNDLFKAESAYWNEIVESHIRIFRWKEMELRNVMDMRAGLGGFAAALINQQIDCWVMNVVPISGPNTLPVIYDRGLIGVTHDWCEPFDTYPRTYDLLHASGLFSQEQKRCNISSILLEMDRMLRPGGRVYIRDSKYIMEEILDITLAMGWRSDLRDTSEGPYASRKLLLCNKPFS, from the exons ATGACGAAAGGCTTCGCCGAGCTCTTCAGTTCCCGCCTCTTCGTCAAGATCTCCGCTCTCGCCCTCACCGCCATCGTCTCCTTCTACCTCGGCCGTCGTTGGTCCGACTCCTACCCCCAGCTCGTCTTCTTCACCAGCGGCGGCGCCTCCGACCGCCTCGCTTCCCCCTCCGTCGCCGTTTCCCCCAACGCCAACCTCACCCTCGACGTCTCCGCCCTCGCCTCCAACACCACCCTCCTCCCCGGCGACGCTGACGCCCTGCCGCCGCTCGATGCTGATCTGCCCCCGTCCTCGCCGCCGCCGGAGGCGCGGAAGGTCGGGATCGTGGATGCGAACGGCACGATGAGCGTGGGCTTCGACGCGGGAGAGCTTGATCCCGATATGGCCGACGGATGGGATGACGAGGGGTCGGCGATTAATGAGACGGCGGGCATGGGGAGCCGGGATGGGGAGAGGAGGGCTAGGGTCAAGATAGATAAGTTTAAGGTGTGTCCGCAGGAGATGAGGGAGTGGATCCCTTGTATGGATAACGAGGAGGCCATCAAGAAGCTCAATTCCACAGAGCGAGGGGAGAGATTCGAGCGGCATTGTCCGCTCGCGGGGAAGGGGTTGGATTGTCTAGTTCCGGCGCCACAGGACTACAAGAAACCAATTCCATGGCCCCAGAGCAGAGATGAG GTATGGTATAGCAACGTACCACATACACGCTTGGTCGAAGACAAAGGAGGACAAAATTGGATCTCTAGGGACAAAGATAAGTTCAAATTCCCAGGAGGTGGGACCCAATTTATCCATGGAGCAAATCAATATCTGGATCAGATTTCTCGG ATGGTTCCAGATATTGCATTTGGCAATCACACACGAGTTGCCCTAGATGTTGGGTGTGGTGTAGCTAGTTTTGGTGCCTTTCTACTCTCACGCAATGTGGTCACCATGTCTGTGGCTCCAAAAGATGTTCATGAAAATCAGATTCAATTTGCTCTTGAACGTGGTGTGCCTGCTATGGTCGTAGCTTTTGCAACACACCGTTTGCCATATCCAAGCCAGGCATTTGATCTGATTCATTGTTCAAGATGTAGAATAAACTGGACCCGTGATG ATGGGATTTTGCTTCTCGAGGTCAACAGATTACTCAGAGCTGGAGGGTACTTTGTTTGGGCAGCACAACCTGTTTATAAGCATGAAGAGATCCAACAAGAGGCATGGAAAG ATATGGAGGACCTCACAGCAAGTATTTGTTGGCAACTTGTGAAGAAGGAGGGTTATATTGCCATATGGCAGAAGCCTTTGAATAATTCATGCTACATGAATCGTGACTCTGGAGTCCAACCACCTTTATGTGATGCAGAGGATCAGCCAAACAAAGTTTG GTATGTTGACCTAAAACCATGCATCACCCGCCTTCCTGAAAATGGATTTGAAGCAAATGTTTCTTCATGGCCTGCTCGGTTTCACAATCCTCCACAAAGGCTCCAAGAAGTTGACATGGATGCTTATGTAGCGAAAAATGATCTTTTCAAGGCAGAATCAGCATACTGGAATGAAATTGTTGAGAGTCACATTCGTATCTTCCGTTGGAAAGAAATGGAGCTGCGTAATGTGATGGACATGAGAGCTGGTCTTGGAGG GTTTGCAGCTGCACTGATCAATCAACAAATTGATTGTTGGGTGATGAATGTTGTTCCAATCAGCGGGCCAAACACATTGCCGGTAATATATGATCGTGGACTTATAGGAGTGACCCATGACTG GTGTGAGCCGTTTGATACATATCCAAGAACTTATGACTTATTGCATGCATCTGGCCTATTCTCTCAAGAGCAGAAAAG GTGCAACATCTCAAGCATCTTGTTGGAGATGGATCGCATGCTAAGACCCGGCGGTCGTGTTTATATTCGCGATTCAAAATATATCATGGAAGAGATTTTAGACATTACACTGGCCATGGGATGGAGGAGTGACCTGCGCGACACCTCTGAAGGCCCATATGCTAGCAGGAAGCTGTTGCTGTGCAATAAGCCATTCTCCTAG